One Thermodesulfobacteriota bacterium DNA window includes the following coding sequences:
- a CDS encoding IS3 family transposase (programmed frameshift), which translates to MERSSIDRARPLLALPCPEVRERPERRVFSAEYKRRILKEIDEASQPGQIGAILRREGLYSSNIQRWREQRKRAELEALSSKRRGRKPTRVEILAARAKDLERENRRLQNRLKRAELLLDIQKKNFRDNGHPPEGCRDRRRRLMNAVIAIEKDTGTREACKALGIPKSSLYRAMKPEQPGHPPSPRVKMKHPRALSFAEREDVLAVLDSERFQDKSPSEVYATLLDEGVYLCSITSMYQILRQNNQVKERRRQARHPHYVKPVVRAMGPNQVWSWDITKLLGPVKWIYYCLYVILDIFSRYVVGWMIAPRESAELAARLIKETCQKQGIDPGQLIIHADRGSSMTSKPVASLLMDLGVIKSHSRPHVSNDNPFSESQFKTMKYMATFQKRFGSIEDARAFSVDFFSWYNWEHHHSGIGLMVPGDVHFGRAQEITARRQEVLDRAHLAHPERFVRRKPVAPQLPESVWINPPLKVILSEGGA; encoded by the exons ATAGAGCGTAGCTCTATTGATCGCGCGAGACCGCTGCTGGCTCTTCCCTGTCCGGAGGTCAGAGAGCGTCCCGAGCGGAGAGTATTTTCGGCAGAATATAAGAGAAGAATTCTCAAAGAGATCGACGAGGCTTCACAGCCTGGCCAGATAGGCGCCATACTCCGGCGTGAAGGCCTCTATTCCTCCAATATCCAGCGCTGGCGGGAGCAGAGAAAGCGTGCGGAGCTGGAGGCACTGAGCTCAAAGAGACGGGGTCGGAAGCCGACCAGGGTGGAAATACTGGCTGCCCGCGCAAAGGATTTGGAGCGTGAGAACCGCAGGCTCCAGAATCGCCTGAAGCGCGCGGAACTGCTCCTTGATATTCAAAAAAAAA ATTTCCGAGATAACGGGCATCCCCCTGAAGGATGTAGAGATCGGAGAAGACGTCTGATGAACGCGGTGATTGCCATAGAAAAGGATACTGGCACCCGGGAGGCGTGTAAGGCATTAGGCATTCCGAAATCGAGCCTCTACAGGGCAATGAAGCCTGAACAACCCGGGCATCCGCCATCCCCCAGAGTGAAGATGAAGCATCCAAGAGCTCTGAGCTTTGCAGAGAGAGAAGACGTTCTTGCGGTTCTGGACAGTGAGCGCTTCCAGGATAAGTCACCGTCTGAGGTCTATGCGACCCTCCTGGATGAGGGAGTCTATCTATGCTCGATTACCTCGATGTACCAGATTCTCAGGCAAAACAATCAGGTAAAGGAGCGGAGAAGGCAGGCACGTCATCCTCATTATGTAAAACCAGTGGTAAGGGCGATGGGACCCAACCAAGTGTGGTCGTGGGATATCACCAAGCTTCTCGGTCCGGTAAAGTGGATCTACTATTGCCTCTATGTCATTCTGGATATTTTCAGTCGCTATGTGGTGGGATGGATGATCGCCCCTCGTGAAAGCGCAGAGCTCGCCGCCCGGCTGATAAAGGAAACCTGTCAGAAGCAGGGTATCGATCCCGGGCAGTTGATTATTCATGCAGACAGGGGCTCCTCTATGACTTCAAAGCCTGTCGCTTCACTTCTGATGGATCTCGGCGTCATCAAGAGCCACAGCAGACCGCATGTTTCCAATGACAATCCGTTCTCTGAGAGCCAGTTCAAAACCATGAAGTATATGGCCACCTTTCAGAAGCGATTCGGCTCTATTGAGGATGCCAGGGCTTTTTCCGTGGACTTCTTCTCATGGTATAACTGGGAGCATCATCATTCCGGCATAGGCCTGATGGTGCCAGGGGATGTGCACTTTGGGAGGGCTCAGGAGATAACTGCCCGGCGGCAGGAGGTGCTCGACAGGGCACATCTGGCTCATCCCGAGAGGTTTGTACGAAGAAAGCCGGTTGCTCCTCAATTACCAGAGTCAGTCTGGATAAATCCACCACTGAAAGTCATTTTATCGGAAGGAGGTGCCTAA